The DNA sequence ATCCGCGTTACCACCGCGATCCGGATCTCGTCACTGCGCCGCCTTGACGAAGGACGGATCGATCATCTGCTCCGGCGTCACATCGGCCTGCAGAAGCTTGGCGTTCTTGGCGGCCGCTTCGACATCGGCGAATGTCTTGGTGGTAAACTCGCCGGTGAGCGCCGTCTTGTTTTCGGCGAGCGAATAGTAGCGCACCCCGTCGAAAGCGGTGTTGAGGTCCTTGACGTCGGAACCGACCGCCTTGGCGATGATGGCGCGGCCGCCGGCGGTGTCGGCGTTATAATCCTTGAGCGCGGCGTCCCAGCTCTTGATCATGGCCAGCACCTGGCCGGGTCGCGATTTGATCACCTCGTCACGCACCACCAGCACGTCGCTGATCAGGCCGGGATCCTCGCCGGCGGTGAACAGCAGCTTGACGTCCTTGTTCTGCGCCATGGCGACAGTGAGGTACGGCTCGTAGGTGACCGCGACCGGCACCTGGCCCGCGATCAGGGCGCCGCCGGCGTCGGCGGCAGGCATCGGAACCGGCTGGATATCGGCGACCGACATGCCGTTCCTGGCGAGCGCGTATTTGAGCAGGATGTCGCTCGTCGTGCCTTCCTCGAAAGCGACCTGCTTGCCCTTGAGATCGGCGACGGAGGTGACATCCTTGCCTGCGACGATGGCGTCGGCGGTCATGGAGACATCGAGCAGCAGCACGATCTTCACCGGCAGACCGGCCGCAACCATGCCCATCGCCGTGTGGGTGGCGATGTTGGCGGCGTCGAGCTGGCCGCTTGCGAGCGCCGCGTTGATATCCTTGTCCTCGGCAAAGTTGACGATCTGGACGTCCGACAGACCGTTTGTCTTGAACAGTCCCTTGGCCTCGGCGACGTGCCATTGACCATATCCAAGCCAGGGCTCGATGCCTATCTTGAACGATCCAGCTTCAGGTGTCGTCGGGATGGCAGCATCGGCTGCGTGGGCCACCGGGGCGGTGGCGAGCCCGATCGCGGCGGCCATCACGAGCGCGCGAAATTGTCCTGCTAGGTTAAGCGTCATCTTTCGTTCCCCTTGATGATCAGACCGCTTTTTACCCAGGCATCCGGTCTGGTGAGACTGCGGGGTTCTGCTCTTGCGGCACTGTGCCTCGGCGTCTTGCCCGCCACTTCATGGTTGAAGCGCTGACATATTTCAGCGGCAGCGGCAGCGGATGTCAAGGCTGAAATACATACATGCATATACAAGTTGGAGAGACTCAAATTTCAGGTTGATCCAGCTCGGCGGCTTGCATTGGCCCGTCGCGTTCAGCTCGCTCCCGTCGCCTTCAGCTCGCTTTGGAAGGCGAGTAGCGGCTGCCGAGCGAGTAGCGGCTGCCGGCATAGGTCAGCTTGCTGATCGTGGCCACGATGGCCCCCGTCCATGTCCGGCGATGCAGGAGAAGGCAGCAACTGCCGACATCGATGCCGAGATGCTGTGCGGCCTCCTTGTCGGCCGGGATGGCGGAGATGATATGCTCGACCTCGGTCACCGGCGTCTTCTGCATCAGGTAGTCATAGGTCGCTGTCTTGGTGAAGTCCTGCTTGTCGTAGTCGGGGATCAGGCCCGGATTGACGAAACGCTCCTCCAGTTGCACCGGCAAGTCGTTCTCGAAATTGACGACGACGGAGTGATAGATCGAAACCCGCTTCGCAAACTCGAACGACAGTGCCAATTCCTTGGTCGGCATCATCGTTTCGAGAACGAGGACTTCGGAGCGGTGGCTGTTGCCGCGCTCGACGATCTCCGCAGCGATATTGTTGATCTCGATCAGCGTCGACTGCGGCCGGGGCGGCGCGATGAATGTTCCCACACCCTGCAGCCGGATCAGGAATCCCGCCGAGGTCAGCTCCCGCAGAGCCCGGTGGACCGTCATCCGCGACACGCCCAGTGACGCCACCAGCTCATTCTCGGACGGCAGCTTGCGGTCCTTGCCCCACCGGCCCGTCCCGATATTGGTCAGGATATAGTCCTTCACCTTCTCGTAGAGGGGGCTTGCCGTGTCGGGCAAATCGATCATTTCAAAAATCCTTTCCGGCAGGTTGCCGCATGCGGATGATTGTTTTCAAGCCATCGCTGCTTCCCGCCAACAGCCGCTCATAGGCGGCTGGGATGTCGTCCAGACCGATCTCGCAATCGACCAGGGCCAGCAGCGGTTCACTCAGCTCACCCAGCATCCGGACAGCGTCTGGCAATTCGTCCGCGAAAGCATGGCATCCGAGCAACGCGATCTCGCGTTCGACAAGAACATTGGGGTCGATGTCGAGGCGGCCATGGAAGATGCCGACCATCGCTATCGCACCACCAGGATCGAGAACGCCGAGCAACTGGCTGAACGCCGCGATGCTGCCGGTCGCCTCGATGGCCGCCAGCAACGGGACATTGGCGGTCGCGGCTGCAATGACCTCGCGGTCGAGATCGACGATCGTGGCGCCCGTCACTCGCGCCACGCGGGCGCAGCGCGCCTGGTTGCGGTCGGCGACAAGCACGGTGCCGGCGAAGGTTCGCGAAAGCAACAGCGCGGCAAGACCGCCGATCGGCCCGCAGCCGACGACCAGAACCGAACCCGCCGTCTTCGGCAGACGCCGCACCGCGTGCAGCGCGACGGCAAGCGGCTCGGCCATCGCCGCGACGCGCTCGTCAAGGCTCGCATCGATGACATGCAGCAGACGTGCGGGCAACACCGCCTGTTCGGCAAAGCCGCCATCGCAGATTTCGCCGACGAAGCCCAGCGCTGCGCAGAGATGCCGCTTGCCGGCACGGCATTGCGCGCAGTCTCCG is a window from the Mesorhizobium australicum WSM2073 genome containing:
- a CDS encoding ABC transporter substrate-binding protein; its protein translation is MTLNLAGQFRALVMAAAIGLATAPVAHAADAAIPTTPEAGSFKIGIEPWLGYGQWHVAEAKGLFKTNGLSDVQIVNFAEDKDINAALASGQLDAANIATHTAMGMVAAGLPVKIVLLLDVSMTADAIVAGKDVTSVADLKGKQVAFEEGTTSDILLKYALARNGMSVADIQPVPMPAADAGGALIAGQVPVAVTYEPYLTVAMAQNKDVKLLFTAGEDPGLISDVLVVRDEVIKSRPGQVLAMIKSWDAALKDYNADTAGGRAIIAKAVGSDVKDLNTAFDGVRYYSLAENKTALTGEFTTKTFADVEAAAKNAKLLQADVTPEQMIDPSFVKAAQ
- the hutC gene encoding histidine utilization repressor, whose translation is MIDLPDTASPLYEKVKDYILTNIGTGRWGKDRKLPSENELVASLGVSRMTVHRALRELTSAGFLIRLQGVGTFIAPPRPQSTLIEINNIAAEIVERGNSHRSEVLVLETMMPTKELALSFEFAKRVSIYHSVVVNFENDLPVQLEERFVNPGLIPDYDKQDFTKTATYDYLMQKTPVTEVEHIISAIPADKEAAQHLGIDVGSCCLLLHRRTWTGAIVATISKLTYAGSRYSLGSRYSPSKAS
- a CDS encoding zinc-dependent alcohol dehydrogenase, which translates into the protein MRAARLYGPGDLRVEDIAAPGIPDAGWVKLRVDAAGICGSDLHNFRTGQWISRAPSTAGHELTGTVIALGEGVDTIAVGDRVVADSRFWCGDCAQCRAGKRHLCAALGFVGEICDGGFAEQAVLPARLLHVIDASLDERVAAMAEPLAVALHAVRRLPKTAGSVLVVGCGPIGGLAALLLSRTFAGTVLVADRNQARCARVARVTGATIVDLDREVIAAATANVPLLAAIEATGSIAAFSQLLGVLDPGGAIAMVGIFHGRLDIDPNVLVEREIALLGCHAFADELPDAVRMLGELSEPLLALVDCEIGLDDIPAAYERLLAGSSDGLKTIIRMRQPAGKDF